The Capricornis sumatraensis isolate serow.1 chromosome 20, serow.2, whole genome shotgun sequence genome contains the following window.
GGTGCTTTACCAAAGACAGAGAACGGGGGAGGGAGACACGAGGTTCAAACCCCCTTTTTGCTCCTTTTCCTTGGGGGTGGGGTTGAAGCCTCCTGAAAGTGAGGAAGGAGAAGCCCCAAGTCACACAGATGGGAACAGCAGCTGGGGCCAGAGAGGAGGGCACAGAGGTGGCTGGAACTGGTGGCTGAGGCCACATCCACGAGCTTCATAATGTAACCAGGAGAGATGGGGCAGACAGCGAGGCGAGAGCTGTGATAATAAGATTCCCACAAAATGGCAGGGATATTTCTAGCCCCATTAACAAAGGCCACGGGGCCCGTTGTCATGGAAAGACCATCTCCAGTTACACAGCATCGCAGAGTGGCAGCTCAGTGCCAAGAACACCCACCCGGCTGAAGGGGGCAGTGAGGGAACGTAAAGGGGCTGCGGGCTCCTCGGAGCAGCTCTGATGGATCAGAAGGCCCTAAGGCAGCACTGGGATTAAAAATCCCCTGAAAGCCCATGAGTAATGGCTCCGTGAACTTGGCCCGAGGCGCCACACAAAAGCAGCAACACTTGAAAGGGCACTACAGGGAACAAACTATGTAGGGCCCCTccctgcacccccccccccacccccgcaggccATCGGGGCTGGTGCTCAGCCCCACTCAGCTTTAGAGTCGTCCAGAAAAACACTTCGCAACCCAGCAGGGAACCCGGCCGAGTCTGCCACTGTGGGAAGACCAAACTTGGGCTCCGTGTGGCCAGAGGAAGGGCAAAAAGAGGCACAGGCCTACAAGGGGACCCACGCTCATGGCTGCTGCGATGCGAGAGGATCTTTCTGTACGGGGCTGAGAGGTGGCTCCCCAAAGCCACACCCAGCTGGAGCCCACGACCATGACCTCAGGTGGAAACAGGGTCTGTGGGGCAACAGGACTTCTGCACCCACCCTGCCCTGCAGAAGGATGCTTGATTACAGCGCTCCAGCTGCCAGGAAGACCCCAAATCCACAGACAGCTCCAACCACAGACCACAGCCCTCAGCGTGGAAGGCAGTGACGCATGGACTCAGTGGAGTGCTGGCCTGGACCCTCCCAGCTCAGCTGCCTGTCGCTGTGCAGACAAGGGCCCCTCCCGGTCTGGCCGGCACTTCCCTCCTCGGCAGGACCCCGCGGGCCCGACCACATCTCATGGCCCTGGAGCCAAGCCCCACACACGCCCTGTCGCCACCCTCGCATGCAGACACTCACTTAACTCGGGGTCCCATGGGCTCCACGCTGACCGCACAAATGAGGCACAGACCTGTGGGGGAGAGTTGGGGTCACTGCAGCTCTTTGTCATTGAACCCAAAGCAACCCTGAGCTCTACAGGGCTCAGCCAACACGCAGCAGCCCCTAGGGACCCGAGAGGCCAGCAGAGCCTTTGCCCACAGTAGCTCCATGGACTCCCCCTGCCCTGGTGAGCAGAGCGCACGGCCCATGGCACCGCTGTGGGGTCCTTGCTCAACACCCTCTAGCACTGGGGTCTCTCCAGCAACAGTGACAGCCACACTAGTCTCTGGTGAGATGGTGCGAGTCAGGGCCAGGTCGGGACCGACACCTGGGACGCATATGACAGCCGCCAGCTGCCTgtgttgtctgtttgtttttttttttttttcccctctttttttaatGGTGCTGCTGGGACTCGAAGTCAGACAGCTCAGCCTAAACAGCCTGTGATCTCTCCCTGCTCCCAAGTCTGTCCCAGCCGGTCCTTTCCAGCACGGAAATGGCTGGAGCTAAAAGGCCCCACCCAGGACATAGACGCCCAGCCCATCGCATGTGTTTAAGATACTGCATGGCTGAGCCCATCTGACCCAGACCAGGGCTGAGggtggtgtgggggtgggggttggcagAGAGAATCGGATCCCACTGCCGTCTGAAACTGCCTTCTAGCGCCAGGCACCACCCAGGTCTGGGGTTTCGGCCCCTGTATGCTCCTCCCCTGGGAGTCCCAGCCTTGGCTACCCTGCGTGTCCCAGGCCAGGATAATGGTCAGGCCAATTCTACAGGAATTTCACATCCTCCTCACACTGGGAAGGTTTCCTAGGAACCCACCAGTCATGGAAACTGTATTCACCTCCCAGGTTtgggggagaaggaggaaggtGTTTGAGGGGCACCTTTGAACCACACGAGTTTCATGTAgttgaaaacatttaaataagataaaatccTACAGTGAGTGGCAGCCTTGAGAGGGTAGCCAAGGTTGACTCAGATCTGCTACATGCTACCTATTCCGCATGAGAGGCCTCAGGGCCTTAGTCTTCCTGTCTGTGGGATGGGTTGATGACAGCACCCCACCTCGTATGTCCATCAAGGGCTGTTGAGGTGTTTCCCGAGAGAAGGTGTGCAGAGCCCTGGCCCTGGGCCTGGCTTAGTAAACAGGGCTGGGAGCCATCCCACCTAGATGAGCTCCCATGCACCCTGACCTCCACGTGGCTTCCCACGGCAGGGAGCTGGGAAGGACCCGCGGCCGGCGGAGCCAGGGCCTCACCTGGGAAGATGAAGATGAAGAAGGAGCTGATGCCGCCAATGATGCCGATGATCTCGCTGAGGTCGGGCAGGAACAGGGCCATGGTGAGTGTCGCGGTGACCCAGAGCACGGTCAGTGGCATCCGGACCCACAGCCCCGAGGGCTCGGCCAGGGCCCACGGCCCACATGCCCCACCACAGCCCCGCCTCCAGAAGTCCTGCATCACCGACCTGGAGGCCACAAAGCACGGACTCACACGGGCTCCCATGTGAGCACCCCCCGGCCCATGCTGGATGCCCCAGAGTTCCCCAGCTGCCCCGCACACCCAGCTGGGCTCCCATTCCACAGCAGGGCCTCAGTCCCCAGGGACCCCCGCACGTGAGCAGCTGACGGGTGGGGCCTCGCCGGGCAGTCAGGTTCTGGCCAGGGCACCAGGCTGCAGTCCTGACACCAGCTGGGCCACGCTGGGCAAACCACCCAACTCCCCTGCcccgtctccttctccaggaaagggAGGTGATGACCACCCCCACTACACACAGGCGGGTGTGGTGCCCAGCACATGCCAATGCTTGATGGACAGCGTGCCCCAGCCTGAACCCTGTCCCCCTGAGCTGGCCTCACCTTCCCAGGAAGAGCACGATGGGGTAGGCGGTCACGATGGACACAGCAAAGAGGACCCGGGCAACGATGACGACCCCGTCGCTGCCTGGGTAGGACATCAGGATGTCAGCAGACACGTCTGTCCCGAAGGTCAGGAAGCCGTACACACCTGAGAGGGCCACAGGGGAACCCAGGAAAGCTGGTGAGAAAAATGCCGGTCCCCCATCTCAACCCCAACACGCTGACAGCACCCACCTCCACCGCTGCTGAGGTTTCCCCCAGGAGCTGACAGTAGGTTCTAGAACCTCCCCAGGTTTTTCTGTCCTCAGCCTACAAGATCCTCGGTTCTTCTAACTTCAAGACCTGCTGGGCAAGACTGTCCCTTGCCTTCTTCCCAAGCAGCTCAGCGTCCACATACAAGGGTCCAGGATGGACTGGAAGCACTTTGACTAACACTTTCTGTGCCCTGTTCCCCCACTCTCTCAGTACCCAGAGAAAGAAGCTGGCCATGCACCCATTTTCCTGATGGAAAAATCAAGGCCCAGTGTCAACACCTGTCTGGAATAACACGGCTTATTACAGTAGCAGTCAGGTCCCTCCCCCACAATCTAGCACTGCCTCCTAGTCACCTGCCCTGTCCTGAGACCCTACCTCTGAGCTTTGGCTTTCTGCCCATCCCACAATCCTGCTGGCCCTGCAGCGTCTGGAAGAGAACCTCAGTCACGGGGTCCGACCCAGGGGCTACAGAGCCCTGCTAGACAGAGGTCACCCAGCAAATGTCCAGGCCCCCAACACGTGTGTGGCTGCCTTGGGGCTTCCTGAATCAAGAGGCTCTGGCAGGCCAACGAAAGAAAGCAagctgctgggctggaggaaggcagCCAGGAGTCAGCCTGAGCCCAGGCCCTGGGCTGGATGAGCTGTGGGATCTCGGGTGTGGCAGCCCTTCTGTGAGCCACACCCTGCCACCTCTGAAGACCCTCCCGCGCCAGTGTGTGGATGCTCAAACCCACTGTATCTGAGAGGGTGTCCTGTAAACCACACCGGATGTTAACACTCTGACAGCATCACTCCTGCTGTCCTTCCAGATGGGGAGGAAGGGGTGTAGGGGAGACAGTCGGCCAGGGTTTCTATCTCAGCTTAGACATCAagtcaggagaccctggttgagcTGAGGCAATCCTCTGGGTAGAGTGTCCTCCTCTATGAATCGTGGACTCTCCTGGGGGCGTTAGAGACCAAAGACGCTCCAACCACTTAGCACTGTGCCCAGGATGTGTATTATCCCAGTTTCTCCTAGTGCTGCACCCCCAGGTCCTGGGCACCCCAGGCGGGCCTTACCTGTCAGCGAGTAGACGAGGCAGCAGGCCAGCAAGGACAGCACGGAGACCAGGGCCCAGTGCCCGAGGCTCTGGTGGCGCATGCTGCAGTAGATGGACACAGCGGCTTCGTGACACTGCGAGAGAGGGGCAGGTCAGTGGGACTCCGGCCAGCCTGCACTAGAACCACCTGGCACCCTCAAAAGAGTCTCATTGTCCCAGCATGTGAGCAATGACCCAGAAGCCCACCAACTagcaaaagggagaaagaagtaaGTTGTCAGATATTCACATGTGGAATATTACCTGGCACCGAAAGGGGGTAAACACAACTGCAGGCCCCGTCACAGAGGCCCCGCCGCTGTGATATGGAGCGAAAGCAGCCAGAGAAGAATGTTTCCACGTATGTGAAGTTAAAGCTACAAGTCAAACAAGCCAGGATGGGGTCCTCAGTCATGGTACTGCTGATGCTGGGGGTTGTGCTGTGCACGGTGTGATGTGGACCAGACCCCTGGCCTTGACCCACGAGATGAAAGGGGCGCCCCCTTCAGGTGTGACAATCAAAAGTGTCTGCAGACATTGCCAGGTGTCCCCTGGGGCAGGGGGGCAAAGTCAACCCAGTTGACAGCCCTCATTTATGGTGAGAGAGGGCAGAGTAGTGGTATGGGTGGGTGGACGGTGCTCCCGAGGGAACATTCCGGGGGGCTGATGATATTCTAGGTCCCCACTGGGGTGATGGTTTTGTGGGAGCACACATACTTATGATTTATACACTGCCTATGTActatatcacatttttaaaaatctaaaatacatATACCACTGCCGAGAGCCCACCTACGACGTGACGTTCTTGGGGCAGGTCCTGGGCAGCCAGGGAGACCCTGCTGAGCAGCCAGGGAGGAGCTGCTGTTTCTGGATGCGCCCTGTGGGTTCGAGGAACTTCCCAGGCTCCCAGGACAGGGTTCCCACCGTCACATTCACTTACTCCCTTCTGATCAAAACCAGCACGATGACTGTCTATGCCTGCCACTTGCCACGCTCAAGACTCCCTTCACCCACCGAGCTCAGCCCACAGCTGCCCTCTCCACTGCCTCAGGGCCTTAGCCCGTGCTGTGTGCTCTGCTGGGGGCAGCCCCCGGTCCGGCCagctcctactcatccttcaggaAAGCGCTCCCCTGCTGGCCCCATGTGAGCACAGCTGGGCTTGTTGGCTCGCATCTGTTGGGTGTGCGGTAGCAGACACACTCGCTCGCTCATCCCCAGTGTGGTGTCTGGCCCCCGGTTGAGGGCCCTCCTGGGATTACTCAATCATCCATCCCTCTGCTCCACCTGCAGCCGTGAGGCCTCCCAGCGGCCAGCCCAGCTCCTCACACTCAGGCCCTCACTGGTTCCCTTGGTGTGAGTCTGGGGTAGCCCCTCAACCAGCCCCACAGCCCCTACCCTCGTGGAGCACACACTGGGAGTGGCTGGGGCACCTCGGCTGCGGGGCTCCTAATTCTAGCTGCAGAGGTGGCGTGCAGCCCAGGGCAAGCCCACCATACCTTCTATGACAGGTGAGCCTCAGGGACCCCCCTGACCTCATGAAAGCCCACTGCAGGCCAGCTAAGCCAGGCGGTGGGCACTTAAATTCCACCAAAATACAAAAGGACCCTCGACCAGCAGGTATCAACGCCCCGCCTCCTGCACTCGGGAACCCAGGCGTGGGGAAAAGATGGTTGGTGGTGGCCGGATggagccctgccctcctccctgtgGGTCCCGAGACTCCTGGGTCAGGTACCTCTTGGTCTTATTTGAGAGAATAAAGCTTGTGAGGGCAGGGCTGCCCTGCTGGGACAGCATCTAGAACAGCGTCTGACTGAGAGCAGGCTGACTAGTCACGAAGTGGTGGGGTGTGGGGCAGAGGAGCACGTGGTGGGTAACAGGTGGAAACAGCCCAGAAGTCCCCCAGCTGAGGGATGGAAAAGCAAGCCGTGGACTCAGCAGACAGCAGAGCATCACTCAACCGTGAAAAGGGATGCAGTCCTGACACACGGAAATCACCTCGAAATCACCGTGCAGAGCGGAAGAAGCCAGCCGCAGAGGACTAGGTACTGTGTGGTTCCACTTACAGGCAGTGTCCAGAAGAGGCACATCCAAGACAGTGGGAAAGGTTCTGGTCACCAGGGGCTGGGCGGCGGACGCGCTGGGATGGGGAGTGATGGTTAACAGGTACAGGGTtctctggtgggggagggggaggaaacgTTCTGAAATTGACTGTGGTGACGGCTGCACAGCTCTGTGAGCACACTAAAGACCTAGGGGTGAGCTGCACCCCATGCAAGTCATATCTCAAAGCTGCTGCAGCtttgagaaacagagagaagaagCCATCCAGAGGGCCAACAGGCACACTACATGAGGCTCAACAATGGTAACTATCAGAGAAACGCGAGTCACAGCCACAAGCAGGcacaccacctcacaccagtcagaagcgCCATCCTCAAAGTCTACAAAttccaaatgctggagagggtgtggagacaagGGAGCCCCCTACactctggtgggaatgtaagttggcacAACCACTGTGGAGACCAGCATGGGGGGTTCCTTAAAAAGACTTGGAATAGAGCCAccgtgtgatccagcaatcccattcctgggcacatatctggagGAACGGGACTTGAGAAGAtacacaccccaatgttcactgcagcactgttcacaacagccaagacacggaagccgCCTAAGTGTCCGTCGACAGAGGAGTGGAGAGAGGTGCGGTGTGTGGACGTGCAGCGGAAcagtactcagccataagaaggaatgaaacaCTGCCATTGGCAACAGCATGCAtgaacctagagatgatcatactaagaaagacaaatatgataccacttatatgtggaatccttaaaaaagaaacagagatacaaatgaacttatttccaaaacagagacagactcgcaggcatagaaaacaaacttacagttaccaaaggggaaagggggggagggggataaattaggactttGGGACTAACGTATACACACTGCTGTACATAAAACAGAGGTCTATATATAAAACAAGGTCTACTCAGAGCGCAGGCAACTCTACtattttgtaacaacctataaaggaagagaatctgaaaaagaacatacatacacatatattcagtTACCAGAATCAcggtgctgtacacctgaaactaacacaatatcgtAAATCAATCAcgcttcaattaaaacaaaacaaaggagaaGTATTACATGCGGCCAGGGGGGCTGGGAGCAAAGCCCCACCCTAACCTCTGCTCCCTACAAGTCCCTCTTTCTGATTCTGCACAGGCAGGAGGGGGCTCCCCATTGCTAAGTGTATGGGGAAGGGTGTGGTTGAACTGAGGCAGAACTCTCATGGACGACAGGGACTCCCCACTTCCCTGCACAGCCCTGCCCTacccctcaccctcctcccttCCACCCTCCCCTACATCTAGTCCCCCCACCGCCAGATCCCCAACTCCACAAGCTGGATCCTAGCAGCGCCTTCCCTGGCCTCAGCAACTAGtcctcagccccacccccaccccaccatccaCATCTTTCTCCTAACTCCCCATCTCTGCATCCCGTGTCCCTGGAAACTGCAGCCCAGGCCTCCGTTGCTAGGAGAATCAGATGAGGGAGCCGAGGCAAAGGTGAGGGGGGCACCCCCTCCAAGCATCTGGAAAGCGgcgcccacctcccctcccctccactggCGCAAGCCCGCTACACCATATGGTGCTCGGGCAGCCAAGAGAGGGCTGGTTAAACTCCATCCAGACAGTTGACAGCAAAATCATCGCTTTACATCTTTCAAAATATTGGGTGTGTAGGACGAAACGTGAGAAATCCTGTAAGCGGCTTGCTAAGTCCCAGGAGCAATACAGCAactcatttataaaaaaaaaagaaatggaaatgtttcaggattttttccccccaagaaatGGCTGGGGGGAAGATGAAGAACAGAAAGAGGAGCTGATGGATGGGTAAGTGAAGACACTGGGGCTAGGAAGCTGAGACACCATCAGTCTTGAGCCCCTCTGCCTTGTGAACATGCTTCTACATGGGGTGGTTTTGTTGTCAGTGTGGCGGGTAGGTGGTTGTCTTTAGGAGAGAGGCAAATCTTTCCAAAATAAGCAATGGAAAAAGGGGGTCAGCTGCCACCTGCGGGGAGACTAGGGAACCCCAAGAGAGACCAGAAGGCAGGGAGCAGAGCCCGACCCCCACTACAGCCATCTCCAGCTCCTCACCAAGTACCCACCTCACCCAGACCTTAGCAGCTCTCCAGCCTGGGACCCCTCCCCTCTGTGGATCTCCAGTGGAAGCATCTCCCTGCACCTGCCGCCTCCCACACATTCCTCAAGACTCCTCTTAGGCCTCAGCGCCTAGCAGAGGGCATCTCTGAATCTGCCCCCTCCAGGAGCTGCAACGGAAGCCCCCCAACTAGATTCCACACACAGAAGTTCTCACTCCACAACATTCTATCAAATTCTATATATCCTGCCCAGCACCTGCCTGCCCTCCTGGCCTGCAAGCCTCCAGCCCCTGCAGCAGAATCCACCTGTAGGAAGGCAGCTCTGGGTCCCCAGGCAGGGCGACACTGCCACCAGGACTTTCAAAGGAGGGCACAGGTCCCAGACCCCCACACTCAACCTCAGACCCAATAAAtgggctgctgctggtggtggtcaCTGGAGCCACTTCCAAAGTTCAAAAGAAATTCAGAGCTCGCTGAGCCCAGACGCCAACCCATATGCACGGTCCCCTAGAGACAGACTGGTTCATCCCAAAACATGTTCacaaacctccctccccatccccaacaAGGAGGCAACTTGCCCCCAAGGGAACAGGCAGTCACCACAGCCTGCAAATGCTGCCCTCCTCAACACAGACACCGAGGTTACCTGAAATCCGAAACAGATGGTGGGGAAGACACTAAATACAGAGGTCCAGGAGGAGGGACTGTAAAGAGATGAAAACGGGTATTTGTTACAAAAAGTTAAACTCAAAACAACCTTCAACTTGAAGACCAGTTTTAAATAATACAAGCATGCTGTAACGAAGTGTAACTCTAAGGTAGATTTTAGTAACCACGTCCACTCCGGGGTTGAGGGGTGGCAGAGGCTGCATGTAAAGTGCTGCACTTTTAGGTAcatctgtgttcttgcctggagaatcccagggacagtggagcctggtgggctgccgtctatggggttgcacagtcagacacgactgaagtgacttagcagcagtgctgACATTTGACAACTTGACAGTCTCTATGCAGGCAGAATGTGGGCAGGACATGGCCAGGGGGAACTCCCAGCTTCCTTGGAGGCTGCCTGTCCCCAGTGAGGttaggggctgggggtggagggcagggcacAGGCAGCATTCAAACAGACCCCAGTAGGACAAGGATGGTTTGACCTCCGTCTAGGCGGCCTAAGAGAACTGACGGGTGCGTGGGGCAGACTCTTGAGGTCAAAGCCTCTCAGTGGCCCCTGAATGGTGGCCCTCCAGCTTTCAAGCAGCGTCAGGTTCTGGCCTCCAGCAGATATGGGGACACACAGCTGGCGGGGCACAAATAGCACCCACTATACAACCAGGGTTTCCTGGCTGTGCTAGAATAATGGCCCCCAAAGATGCCCCGTCCTAATCCTGGGAATCTGGGAGTTTGTAACCTTATATCCTGCAAGGGACTCTGCAGGTGTGATGAAGGTCAGCACTCTGAGATGGGAGATGACCCCGGATTATATAGGATCCTTGCCATCAGAGAACCTTCCCCAGGTGTGGTCAGAGGGAGCTGTGACAGCAGAAGCAAGATCAGAGAGATGGAACCTTGCTGGCTGTGAAGACTGTGgaggggccatgagccaaggaacaTGGGCGCCCCTAGGAGCTGGGAAAGGCCAGGAGACGGATTCTTGTCTAGACCTCCCGAAAGAACACACCACTGCTGAGCCCTCGAGTTCAGCCCAGTGAGACTCATTCTGGACTTCTGACATCAGAAGGAGAAGATAATAAGCTTGTATAGTTTTGAGGCACTGTGTTTGGCAgtacagcagccacaggaggcTCGCACAGTGGCATCTCCCTTCTGCGCAGCGTTTCCGGCTGACTCTTAAGCCTGGGGAGCCCTCCAGCCAAGCCCCACCTTCTCAGACCTTCCTCAACAGCACTGTCAGCAGACGGCCGGCTTCTCAGAGCCCACGCTTCCGCTGCTCCATCTGCCTGCCTGCATCCTCTGGGCCATGTGAACTGTCCCCTCCTGTTCCTGTGGGAGATGCCGTCCGAGCTCCAGCCCTGGAGGATGCACCTCCAGGGcacgagacccccccccccccgccccgggtgGACTCGAGGCCGCAGATCAGCAGTGGGTCTGGGCCTCTCCTGCCGGCTTTCCTGCTGTTGATTACCCCGTCAGTGTACGTGCGTGTGGGGGCCGCTGAGCCCCGCCTCCTGCccattcctctcctcccctcctcagaAGACCTCTCTCTGACCCCAGTCTACCTGGGCCTcatccccacctcctgccctgaCGAGACTCAGCCACATCAAGACTGGCCTCCGTGGCCAAATCCAGCACCACGGCTCAGTCCCACATGACCCAGGAGCAGTATTCAGTGGTGAACACCCTAAAATTCTTGAAATTTTGCTCACTGACCTCTGAGACCCAGCTTCTATCATCATCTGTCCTGGGTTTACAGTGAACATCCCCCCTCCAAAGTTATATCCAGTGGGAATCtcagaatgaaattttatttggaaaaagggtcCTTGTAGATATAATTGGTtaaattaagatgaggtcatactggagcaGCCTGGGAGTTGATCCAAAAATTGGTGCCCTTAAGGGAAGAGAAAACACATACCCAGGGAGAGCTGTGTGAGGATGGCGCTGAAGCTGGAGAGAAGCGCCTGCAGGCCGAGGAGCGCCAAAGAGCGCTGGCAGCTCGGGACACCGAGGGGGCAGGAAGGACCCTCCCGGAGCCTCCTGAGGGAGTGCAGCCCTACTGACACCCTCATATTCggtttctagcttccagaaccaAGGGGAGGGATTTCTGCTGCTTTCAGCCTCTCGGGCTGTGGTAGAACAAGCAGCTCCAGGAGGCAAACAGTGCTCCTGACTCGCCATTCCTCTCCTGGGCCCCCAGGACTGGTGGAGGACCACCAGCTGTTACAGTTCTCACACAGCCCTTGCATGCCACCTCTGGGCTGACATTTCTACTTCCAGCCGGGGCCTCTCTGAACTCCAACCTGACAGCTCCCTGACATCTTTATTTAGTGTCTCGAAGCCTTTCCCACCTAACATGTTCCCACCAAAACCCTCCCCCAGCCACctgctcctccccatcccacacagTCCAGGAAACAGCATGGCCCTCGGTCCCCCTGCTCAAAGCTCAGAGTCACCCCagactctcctctctctcctgctccACCTCTGATCTGTCCTCCAGGAGGGCCCACACGATTTGCGGGACCACGTGCAAAATGAACATGCCGGCCCTCATTCAGCAGCCGTGAAGAATCTCAGGATGGTGATAGCAGGGCGTTAAACCAAGGGTGGGCCCTTCTGAGTCTGGGACCTGGGTGACGCCACAGGCCCCTGGAGCTGGCCTGCCACCAGATTTGATTTCAAGCCCCTGCTGTGATCAAAACCCTGAAATGGCTTCCATGCAAAACAGAAGTCCTCCCTGCAGCTCCAAATCCCTACAGGACTCCTCACTTCTGGCCTCGCTCAGGCCTCTCGGGCCACACTGGCCTCCGCATCCTGCTGGCCGGCCCTGTTGCTTCCACGCTGTGGGGCAGGGCTGCAACCACCCAGGAGCCCCGGCTGGCGGGCATGTGGTGCTTCCGTGTCCCTCACCCTGTCATCACTAGCGGCAGCTGAGTGGTTCTGAACAAGGAAAAGAGCTTTTGCTGAGCTCCACAGCATCAGACACCTGAAGAACTTCATGAgacaaaccagggctctgtgcaAACCATGGGGGGTTAGGGGGCGGGGAAGTGGCCCTCGCCCCTCACAGAAGCCCCCGGAAGCCATCCCCCAGACTCACCTGGATGCCAGGCGGGGCTCACGGGCGAGGTCTTGGGGCCTGAGGTAGTACTGCGCCACGATGACCAGGGCCAGGTAGCAGGCGGCCAGGGTGCCTAGGATGCTAACACACAAGAGAGTGCAGCGTTAGGGGGCGACCGTGGTGAGGTAGCGCCTGGGGAGCCATACAGAGCGGGGTCTCAGTGTCAGCTCGGCCCACACTGGCAAGAGGTCAGCAAGTTCTCCCTGTCTGGGCCCCAATTATCTGTACCATAGGACAcaggaagggcattccaggcagggACACCCCCACGCCACGCAGTGGGACCTGCGAGGCGGTGAGCGCTACGGGTGCCCCATCTCTCCAGCAACAGCCACACAGCCCCTGCAATCTGGGATCTAAGCAGCCCCAACACAGCGTGCAGAAGGACCAGCTGGAGAGGGCTGGGGGCGCCTGGGGGCCTCTGGGGTCCTGCCCGCTGTTTCTCTGTTCCACTTCTCTACGCAACAGGGAAAGGTGGGTGGCACACTTGTGTGAAGATTtttgccagactttattttttcaaaagtataTGTGGAGCCTCAGactgtaaaatgaaaagagagagtgtgtgtgtgtgtctccgtgcctgtgtatgtgtgtgtgggtgcagaAAAAGCCTGGGATCATTA
Protein-coding sequences here:
- the SLC38A8 gene encoding solute carrier family 38 member 8, which produces MEGQTPGGGGLSEKPVPMTSGPGLSSLGAVFILLKSALGAGLLNFPWAFHKAGGVAPAFLVELVSLVFLISGLVVLGYAASVSGQATYQGVVGGLCGPAIGKLCEACFIVNLLMISVAFLRVVGDQLEKLWDFILPGAPPAPQPWYTDQRFTLTLLCALVILPLSAPREIGFQKYTSILGTLAACYLALVIVAQYYLRPQDLAREPRLASSPSSWTSVFSVFPTICFGFQCHEAAVSIYCSMRHQSLGHWALVSVLSLLACCLVYSLTGVYGFLTFGTDVSADILMSYPGSDGVVIVARVLFAVSIVTAYPIVLFLGRSVMQDFWRRGCGGACGPWALAEPSGLWVRMPLTVLWVTATLTMALFLPDLSEIIGIIGGISSFFIFIFPGLCLICAVSVEPMGPRVKCCLEAWGVVSVLVGAFIFGQSMVAAVMELL